The Chryseobacterium nakagawai genome has a segment encoding these proteins:
- a CDS encoding CusA/CzcA family heavy metal efflux RND transporter: MLDKIIKFSIKNKVVIGLMTLVWIIWGVWSATKLPIDAVPDITNNQVQIITVCPTLAGQEVEQLVTFPIEQSIANVPGIQETRSISRFGLSVITVVFKEQVDVYFARQLISEQLKSAVEEIPKGVGTPELAPVSTGLGEVYQYILHPKKGSEKKYNAKELRTMQDWIVRRQLNGTPGVAEINSFGGELKQYEVAIDPNRLKAMGISISDLFTALEKNNQNTGGAYIDKKPNAYFIRGIGLVSSLDDIKNIAVKNETGSVPIFVKDVADVRLGSAVRYGALTYNGKVDAVGGVVMMLKGANSNEVVENVKAKIPTIQKSLPNDVVIEPFLDRTDLVSRAISTVEKNLMEGALIVIFVLVVFLGNLRAGLIVASAIPLSLLFALGMMNVFGVSANLMSLGAIDFGLIVDGAVIIVEATLHLLHNKNKGMLTQVQMDQEVGSAASKMMNSAIFGQIIILIVYVPILTLAGVEGKMFTPMAKTVGFAIIGATILSITYIPMMSALFLSKKISHKETLSDKMMNAIQKVYQPLLQKAIRIKYIIVSATIAIFVLAAFIFKNMGGEFIPQLQEGDFAFHCILPQGSSLSQSIETSMQASRIIKQFDEVKMVVGKTGSAEVPTDPMPPEATDMIVVLKPQSEWKTKKSYNELADEISEKLEAIPGVFFEKNQPIQMRFNELMTGIRQDVAVKIFGENLDSLSVYADKVGKVIQSVDGATAPQIERVSGLPQINVQYDRTRIANYGLNIEDVNNAVSTAFAGKAAGQVFENERRFDLVVRLDSLHRSDISDVNNLMIATATGAQIPLSQVANVSYKLGPAQISREQGKRRIVIGFNVKGRDVESVVKDIQAKLDKEIKLPSGYYFTYGGQFENLQEASKRLMIAVPISLLLIFMLLYFTFRSFKQAGLIFTAIPMSAIGGIFALLLRDMPFSISAGIGFIALFGVAVLNGIVLIGTFNQLEKEGETDLLKRVYEGTKSRLRPVLMTATVASLGFLPMAISTGAGAEVQKPLATVVIGGLVSATFLTLFVLPMLYIIFNTKVLKRKKNNTGSFTIILILGFMMMGQAFKAQSREMSVEQAVQIAVDNNLILKSKDLSIKSAEALRPTSKELPKLGFEAQLGQYNSRNFDQSFAISQSIPFPTLFKAKKELINENIKSKQIDKEVTANELIRQVRTYYYQIEYLQYNKAQLTSLDKVYDDFIRIATVRFKAGDIKKIEINTAETQKGEIDLLLRQNEVYLNNAYKNLKTILNISEGFEVPFNKNYEPLKVENILDSSIVANNPSVRAFYQDMEIAEKNKKVEKSLGLPDFSLGYTNQSLIGFQTVNGMERYYGSGNRFSAATVGVAIPLTFGATKARMQSLEYQKQVAETNAKMQQKQLTTQLENAFSQYQQDIQQYDYYTSQALPNAEKIVNAAQLGYKTGEISYVEYLFALQTATNIQLKYLESIQQVNQSVVTINSIINK, translated from the coding sequence GTGTTAGATAAAATAATAAAATTCAGTATTAAAAACAAGGTGGTTATTGGCCTTATGACCCTGGTATGGATTATCTGGGGAGTATGGAGTGCCACCAAGCTTCCAATAGATGCTGTACCGGATATTACTAATAATCAGGTACAGATCATTACCGTATGCCCTACACTGGCAGGGCAGGAAGTAGAACAATTGGTGACTTTTCCTATTGAGCAGAGTATTGCCAATGTTCCGGGTATTCAGGAAACAAGAAGTATTTCGAGATTCGGACTTTCCGTAATTACCGTAGTATTCAAAGAGCAGGTTGATGTGTACTTCGCGAGACAGTTAATCAGTGAACAACTGAAAAGCGCAGTAGAAGAAATTCCTAAGGGAGTAGGAACTCCCGAACTAGCTCCTGTAAGTACAGGTCTGGGAGAGGTGTATCAGTATATTCTCCACCCTAAAAAAGGAAGTGAGAAAAAATATAATGCTAAAGAGCTTCGAACCATGCAGGACTGGATCGTTAGAAGACAGCTCAACGGAACACCGGGAGTTGCTGAGATCAATAGTTTTGGGGGAGAATTAAAACAATATGAAGTCGCTATAGATCCTAACCGATTGAAAGCAATGGGGATCAGTATCAGTGACTTATTCACAGCACTTGAAAAAAATAATCAGAATACCGGAGGGGCTTATATTGATAAGAAGCCTAATGCTTACTTTATCCGAGGAATAGGGTTAGTGTCGTCTCTGGATGATATAAAAAATATAGCCGTTAAAAATGAAACAGGTAGCGTTCCTATCTTTGTGAAAGACGTGGCAGATGTTCGTCTGGGAAGTGCAGTTCGATACGGGGCTTTAACGTATAACGGAAAAGTAGATGCAGTGGGAGGAGTTGTGATGATGCTGAAAGGAGCAAACAGTAATGAGGTAGTAGAGAATGTTAAAGCAAAGATTCCTACCATCCAAAAATCTCTTCCGAATGATGTGGTCATTGAGCCATTTCTGGATAGAACAGATTTGGTAAGCAGAGCGATCAGTACCGTTGAGAAAAACCTGATGGAAGGAGCATTAATTGTAATTTTTGTTCTTGTAGTCTTCTTGGGGAATCTAAGAGCAGGACTTATTGTAGCATCAGCCATTCCACTTTCCTTGTTATTTGCATTGGGAATGATGAATGTCTTTGGAGTAAGTGCGAACCTAATGAGCTTAGGAGCAATAGACTTTGGGCTTATTGTTGATGGAGCTGTTATTATCGTTGAAGCAACCCTGCATTTACTTCACAATAAAAATAAAGGAATGCTGACCCAGGTTCAAATGGATCAGGAAGTAGGGAGTGCAGCCTCTAAAATGATGAACAGTGCTATATTTGGACAGATTATTATTCTGATTGTGTATGTTCCGATTCTTACACTGGCAGGAGTAGAAGGAAAAATGTTTACCCCAATGGCTAAAACGGTAGGTTTTGCAATTATTGGAGCAACAATACTATCCATTACCTATATTCCCATGATGAGTGCATTGTTTTTATCTAAAAAAATCTCACATAAAGAGACGCTTTCAGATAAAATGATGAATGCCATACAGAAGGTGTATCAACCATTGTTACAAAAAGCAATTAGAATCAAATATATTATTGTTTCAGCAACCATTGCCATTTTTGTCCTTGCTGCTTTCATCTTTAAGAATATGGGGGGGGAATTTATTCCACAGCTACAGGAAGGAGATTTTGCATTCCACTGTATTCTTCCACAGGGAAGTTCATTAAGCCAGAGTATAGAAACATCTATGCAGGCTTCCCGAATTATCAAACAATTTGATGAGGTGAAAATGGTAGTAGGGAAGACCGGTTCAGCCGAAGTTCCTACAGATCCAATGCCTCCTGAAGCAACCGATATGATTGTGGTATTGAAGCCACAAAGTGAATGGAAAACCAAAAAATCTTACAATGAGCTGGCTGATGAGATCAGCGAAAAATTAGAAGCTATTCCGGGCGTATTTTTTGAAAAGAACCAACCGATTCAAATGCGTTTTAATGAACTGATGACGGGGATCAGACAGGATGTTGCCGTGAAGATTTTTGGAGAAAATCTAGACTCGCTATCAGTATATGCTGATAAAGTAGGAAAAGTAATCCAGTCCGTTGATGGGGCAACTGCTCCACAGATAGAAAGAGTAAGTGGTTTACCCCAGATCAATGTACAATATGACAGAACAAGAATTGCTAACTACGGATTGAATATTGAAGATGTCAACAATGCGGTAAGTACTGCCTTTGCAGGTAAAGCCGCCGGGCAAGTCTTTGAAAATGAAAGGCGTTTTGATTTGGTAGTTCGCTTGGATAGTCTTCACAGATCAGATATTTCAGATGTTAATAATTTAATGATTGCAACGGCCACAGGAGCACAAATTCCATTGTCTCAGGTTGCCAATGTAAGTTATAAACTAGGTCCAGCACAGATTAGCCGTGAACAGGGAAAACGTAGAATTGTTATCGGATTTAATGTAAAAGGCCGTGATGTGGAAAGTGTAGTAAAAGATATTCAGGCAAAACTTGATAAAGAAATAAAGCTTCCATCGGGGTACTACTTTACCTATGGCGGACAATTTGAAAATCTACAGGAAGCCAGTAAACGTCTAATGATTGCGGTTCCAATATCATTGCTGCTGATCTTTATGTTGTTATATTTTACTTTCCGTTCATTTAAGCAGGCAGGATTGATCTTTACAGCGATTCCAATGAGCGCCATTGGAGGTATATTTGCGCTGCTCCTGAGAGATATGCCATTCAGTATCAGTGCCGGAATCGGATTTATTGCGCTCTTCGGAGTAGCCGTGCTTAACGGAATTGTTTTGATCGGAACTTTCAATCAACTTGAAAAAGAAGGTGAAACTGATCTTCTGAAAAGAGTATATGAAGGAACAAAAAGCAGACTCAGACCGGTGTTAATGACCGCTACAGTAGCTTCATTAGGATTCTTGCCAATGGCTATTTCTACGGGAGCTGGAGCAGAAGTTCAAAAGCCTTTGGCTACAGTAGTAATTGGTGGGTTAGTATCAGCTACATTCCTCACCTTATTTGTCTTGCCAATGCTGTATATTATTTTTAATACAAAGGTTTTAAAAAGAAAAAAGAATAACACAGGATCATTTACTATAATTCTTATTTTAGGATTTATGATGATGGGGCAGGCTTTTAAGGCACAGTCCAGAGAAATGTCTGTTGAACAAGCTGTCCAGATAGCGGTAGATAATAATTTAATTTTAAAATCAAAAGATTTAAGTATTAAATCAGCCGAAGCATTGAGACCAACATCCAAAGAACTTCCCAAGTTAGGTTTTGAAGCGCAGTTGGGGCAGTACAATAGCCGGAATTTTGATCAGTCTTTTGCGATCTCCCAAAGTATTCCTTTTCCAACACTCTTTAAAGCAAAAAAAGAATTAATCAACGAAAATATTAAGAGTAAGCAGATTGATAAAGAAGTGACAGCCAATGAACTGATACGACAGGTTCGAACCTACTATTATCAGATTGAATACCTCCAGTACAATAAAGCACAGCTAACAAGTCTTGACAAGGTTTATGATGATTTTATAAGGATTGCTACTGTAAGATTTAAAGCTGGAGATATCAAAAAAATTGAAATAAATACAGCAGAAACGCAAAAAGGAGAAATTGACCTGTTACTCAGACAGAATGAGGTGTATTTAAATAATGCCTATAAAAATTTAAAAACTATTTTAAATATTTCAGAAGGTTTTGAGGTTCCTTTCAATAAGAATTATGAACCTTTAAAAGTAGAAAATATCCTCGACAGTTCTATTGTAGCTAACAATCCGTCAGTAAGAGCATTTTATCAGGATATGGAAATTGCAGAAAAAAATAAAAAGGTTGAGAAATCCTTAGGGTTACCTGATTTTAGTTTAGGATATACAAACCAGTCATTGATTGGCTTTCAGACCGTAAACGGAATGGAAAGATATTATGGATCAGGAAATCGTTTCAGTGCGGCTACAGTGGGTGTTGCCATTCCACTTACCTTTGGAGCTACAAAAGCAAGAATGCAATCGTTGGAATATCAGAAGCAGGTTGCTGAGACCAATGCAAAAATGCAGCAAAAGCAATTAACCACACAGTTGGAAAATGCTTTCAGTCAATATCAGCAGGATATACAGCAGTATGATTATTATACGAGTCAGGCCCTGCCTAATGCTGAAAAGATTGTAAATGCAGCTCAGTTA